In the genome of Caenorhabditis elegans chromosome IV, the window tatttttctttattttatattttttaaaccgaaaGTTTATTCTAAACCATATGTGATTTTCGATCACCTGCTATCTGTTTTTTCCAACTCAACACGGAAAcagaaaataggaaatttcaaacgacagcttaaaaaatacataaaacacagtgtttaaaattttaaaacaaccaTAACTGAACAAAAAGTGcgggggaattttttttagcaaacctatgttttcaaactttaaccGTTTTAATgtcgttttaaattttactagaaaaaatgttgaaacattaCGAGGGACGAAATTTGCTTTATCATCATTCattagaaacaaaatttttcttaaattttttttccattcgaAAAAGTAGATTTATTTTCCATTCGAAAAGggcaaaatctttttttttaaattaaaattgtattattgcacttttttcaaatgtttaatgTTTCGCGTTCCTGATAAGAATGCTCAGTTTTGATAGTTTTCATTAAACAGCTacttttcacagttttttttgtgaattatcttgcgtttcaATAATATCATCCATAGAATCATGTTTTGAGTGTAATTCTTTCactcaattttaatttgaatatatatttGCGCAGTAGGCAAACATTTACATCCCtgtcttttaaaaatagaaagttTACATATTTTGTATCTTCCTGATAAATTCGCCCAGTACTACTGATCCCAAATAACATTAACTCAAGTTCCTTAAAAAAGTCATATTCAGGAGTTGGTTTaagctcatttttcagttgtttttgatcaaattggAACTATAaattaaagtaattttttcagaaaaaattgaaatccaaGACTTTTGAAAAAGCATACCAGATACATAGTGAGTTAGAATTTCGCTATCTtaaagttttcttttaaaaatacaaaaaatgtttcatgatCTTGTTATAAACAAAGAAGCATaaatacttttattttcaatacaaTGTACATCTTGACTCTTGAAAACTgtctaacaaaaaaacattttaaaaaacttagaTTTTTCTTTCTGTTCTTCGGCATCAGTTgcagtaaatttttatttgcaattattcctagaaaacattcaaaaaagtttattaattttttttttcaataaaaagcaATTCTCCTTTAAATTTTgtcctttttttctgtttttttttgtcttttaaatgagatgattttcaaatgtattttgtcgagtttacaatatttttacagaattccTCATTATCATTTTCACGATTCGTCTGAACAGTAATAagataaataataaatataaaaagtctgtttcaagtaatttttttaattttctattctCCTGCTTTGTTAATTGCACATCTGCTTTAGTTAATCTGAAAAGCAACACTAGAAACCAAAAGGcttcttttagttttttttttcttgtccaaaaaaatataattcaagttttcacagGTTTATCATTTCTAAACAAACGTCATTGACAATGTTTTCCGTTTCTGTTTCATAACATAAGTATACAGTTTCAAATCTTCCTATTTCTAAAAATCGCTGACAATACTTtctttgattaaaaaattttcagatgttcgcAGTTTTAATCTTCACATCAACACTGTTCATCATCTCAGGATCTACTTTAAAGTGTTATGAAGGTTTGTGTCATTTTTTCTGGTCGCAGAAAGATGGAATGAAAATGCGGActttgtttttcttgaaatcaaaatgctgaaaccgttttttttttggaattttagaaattttcagggaTTGTTACAAATAGTTCCAAATGCAAGAAAacccaacttttttggtttataataggaaaaaagtatgaaaagttACGAAAActtgtgcaaaattttaaaaaatttgaaattaaaaaaaaattatcaacattttctatttgcgcatattttccagaaactattattttttcaatgaaatgtTTGACcacacatttttcaggttCCCGAGGAATTGTCAAGGGCAAGGATTTGTCAAATTTCGTACAAAACCAATGTGATGACAATATGACCTACTGTTTCGAATCTTACAATTCAAATCTGACAGAAGTCACTGCAAGCTGTCAAAGTATGGGAACCGATACGAAATTGTTGGAAGTGTGTAAGGTTTGTAATGCGGGGGTTTTTTAGCGAAATGAAATTAGCTAAACAAAATTCATTTCGATATTTACAATGAACattgaaatgtgaaatttcgtattcatcaaataatttttctgaaactgtaaattaattgtttacaaattttgaaaatcaagttcGCAAGTTTGAATGAATTATGAGAAATCCACATATATGTCTTAAACAACAAACGTAATATTTTCCTAAACCTCAAGTTCGacttttgaaacagtgaatttgaaaacattgtaactaaatttatttaatttccaaaCTCCTGACAacactcaatattttttaaatagaattgctcggtttttttaaaatcatgattagaagaaattgaattttcaaaaattcgtgttcatgaaataatttttttgaaactgtaaatacCCCACATTTCAagcatattttgaaacaattcacGTCTGAAGAAGTTTGGTAAATTGTTTTCCTACAAGTAGGTCGTTTGAAATGCACTATTTGAAacagtggtttttttttaattttgtatttatgtccaaaaccttttttcttttgactGTTCCGACTTTATCCTGCAACAAATTTGAACATGAGAATTATGTGatactatttcaaaatttgaattagtaATATATAGCTTTTgtaataaccaaaaaaaaggaggtctagaaatttcaaattttaaaattgtgaatattCAGGAATATTCAGAACttctattcaaattcaattacCATGTGTCACATTGCATTTTCATATTCCATGAAcattaaattatttctttgaaactgtaaaaaaactattttagaaTTAActtaaaaacaacttttctcgtttccaaatttaaaagtttatattcGTTTACTTGGTAAACAGGCTTTgaacaattggaaatttctataCAAATAAGTATAAAATCACTGTTTTAActtcataatattttcagatggatgGAAAATGCAAAGAACGTTCTGATATCGACGTGACCGTATGTTGCTGTACATCAGACCTGTGTAATCTTCAAGATGACTTGAAACCAACTCCAGAAACGCCTGAAGTTGATGGAAGTACTGATTTTGAGCAGAATTCGACGGAAATTCTGGTGACGTCATCAGAATCCGAAATAAAAGATAAATTCGTGGAATTGAATGAGACAATGGGACTGGAAGCTGAACTGAATAGTACTATTGGTGGActttaacatatttttgactttttgaaatttaaattttgaaacagtaaaattatttcttatcCTTGaaacctttttcttttttaatgttttttgctCCTTTTCTGTTGTCTTTTCATCCGGGttcaaatcaattatttctGTAATTTAATGGCTTTCGCATCAACTTTGatttgaccaatttttgatTCGGGTTTTGATTTCTTGAATAAATGTGCTTGACAAAATAATAAGCTACTTATACTAAAATACCTTAAAGTTTCGAAATGATATTGAAACGTTGAATCtgtaacgaaaaaaaaaaataataaaaaattgtactgtttcacatgatattttaaatgtaaaattattttattttatttactcGACATTTTCAGGTTTTGTATTTAAGCTATTTccctaattattttttcaaaagcaagTTTTTCTTCcggtttttgtgttttcgtataaaattttctgcagtttcacaaaagttttgtaaCAGTCTCAACTTTTACATGGCAATGCTGTAGTTGatataatgaaaattgatttttttttcttattcagaaatttgatttctgaataaatttgGTTTCAAACATacttttggaaacatttaatatattttcaaaacagaatattctttcttttttaacTTTCCACGACTTACTGATTTAATAATTTTGCCCAAAACACGTGTGATGTTTCAGTATATTGTTttcttaattgaaaatttgtgaacttTTATTAGTATTACTCACTATTATGTTCCGCAATTTTTTCGCATATTTCAATTCACTTGCCACATTTGGCACTTTCAGACATATCtccaaaaatgtgtttattttttgatttttatcttGCAAataagattcaaaaaattgattattgtATGTACAATATTTAAACTTATAATATACAGTTTCACTTTAAATATAAAACGAGTACACtgcatttttctacaatattTTCGTTTTGCACCAAGAAATTTTTAGCTCAATATGAacgtgaaaatttccgaaaattgaagtttgaccaaatggttaatttttttgctgtttcagtGTGCTAGTTAATGAAATCTTGCATTTCACTAAatggttttccatttttattcttttgaataattttcccATTCTGACATGTTTCTAAAGCGTTCATTATAAACATGTTTGAGAGCCAaccaaataaaattatttcctcgtttggatattttaatttgaaaattttgaaaaatctaaaacaacTTGGAGTGCTTAAGTATGATATTGGGTCATGCTGGACcttcactttaaaatttttctctagtTGTGACGTGacggtcaattttttttcgccagAATTTATATGTCAGACGCCGTATCCGACACATATTCTCTCAGTTTTGGACAATGTTATATGTAATCTAACTCgtttatttaacaaaattgcTTCTGTTGTATTATTGCATTGTTGGTTtcattctttatttttaaagataaataatctcaaataaaaactcaGTCTTAATATCgaacttaaaattaaaaactgaaacagtaaaatttttgtattttgtccGCCATTGTCATGTGCATTGTTATGTGCATTGTTATgtatgaacatttttcttgatGTTTCACTGTGATGTTTTGATGTTAACCAAATTTGGATAATCAATGTATATTCTTACAAGAAATTTTACATGATTCCTTCCTAACTTTACAtttcatcagaaaattaaccatttttctgaaatcagaGCGTTTACTAAGAATTTTTGCCAACAATCTTATTATTACTACCTAGAAGTAACAATTTACTCAACTTGTATAACTTTACTGTATGGCTCACACTATGTAAGGACGCACATTTTTCGTGTTACTTACTGAATATTTACGCTGTATCCTCTGAAATATTCATAACTAAAATTATAATCATTTAATggagtttcatttttctaaatgaataatttgaaactgtttttaaaaaatttgggaaatatgGTTTTGTTGCTTAAACTAGCTATTTTCACAGTGGTTACTTTTCAGGTTTAGGTTAATGTTTTTCGTAGTTTCGTATTTTGTGtggcaaaaaaaactgtttcatgaAGAACAAGTCAAATTAGCGCTTGAAGACGTTGAGTGAAACATGACGACGATGACAAAGCAACCAGATAAATTCTTTGTGTCTTTTGATAACaatgtgaaacaaaaaattttttcattgtttttgtaTATACTgaaagatttttcataaagGACTTTTAAATCCAAAAGTAAAACTGTTTCAGGCAAgcatcaaatttaaaaattaatggtATAATAAAtggcaaatttgaaacatataCTACTCCGTAGtgtaattcattttttagtaattaggattaataaaaaaatattggaccCATGGATCCTTGGACAACTAACATAATTTTAATGGAAACTATAATATTTACATTTAcaagttcaaatttaattcgatcttcgtgcaatttttttaaacctcaCTGTTTCACTATTCTGATTTAATGGAaacattttacagttttccAATCCTCTCGTTTTGCCAATATTCTTTAACAATCACTATTCAAACcagtgctgtgcggctctCGGCTCTTGGCGCGAGCCGAGAGCCGACTTTCTTTAAGAGCCGAACATCACTGATTCGAACacgtattttttctaaaaatggcaaaaaattggaatttaaaattagccTTGCACTGAAATCTAGTTTCCCGTATTTTGCAAATTGCCTGAAACGgcagaagtttgaaaaaaacaatttggaatCTGAATGAAATAATCACCATgtacacattttttaaaattaacaatatatgatttagaaaattatgtaGTCTCTACTTTCTAAAaagcaaattgaaatttttaactttttttggatatattataagtttgaaaattatgctTCAGTATTTTGATTTATCATGAAAAATCTCAAGATTTCATTTTACCActgtttgtgaaaaaaaatttcttaattatccattttgaatttcttaagTCTCGTCTATtatgaatttcgaaaattatgaTCCCCATTGTTTTTAGTGAAACATTgacttaaacatttttatttattagttcgaaaaaaatatatagtttcaataaattttcaaaaatatgcaaattatCTGAAGTGtcactgaacttttttaaaagggTCTCTTGACAACTACGAGCTTCTTCTGAATATCCAACAAATTGCCAATGACGTCATAGAGTGTGTGATAGGCGTTCACGATTTCATCGGTTAGTTTGTCACCAAAGCTTCGTTGAAGTACTACATCCACTCCTTCCAGCATATTCTAAAAATGGTTTATTTGCCAATATTCAGTAAGCTTAAGCTTTTAAATCAACtgtaattcaataaaaaaaatcattaaaaacagCAAGCAAGTTGAAAAGCAAACGAAACGGTCGCACTTTTTAACTTTGCAATAAaagattttaatgaaaaaaaaatgttacggTTTCAATactaaattaataaattaaaagtagtcgccaaattcaattttgcacGCACGAGgttcaaaaatgtgtaaatatcttcgagaaaaaatttatttttatgaacaCTTATATTTACAAATCGTTACCTACTTGATAAGTTAGTTTTACAATAAtcgaaatatcaattttcagtctctttgaaataacatttctgaaacggtaatttagttttcataaatttatcATGTTCTGAAAGTATCTTGACTTCAAGTGAATTGCGTTAATGTTGGTGTCTAggtttttgtaagttttttgaacaatttcattATAACTATCACTATGTCTGCATATATCAAAAATAGTAGAATTCATGCAGAAACTTTAAATTCatggaaattcaataaaataaatgaaattgaattttcaaaatatgttttaaaaaattttcagtttcagattGAGCATGAAATCTGgggaaattttgtgttttattGACTAATTTGGTACTTCAACATATGTTCATTGGAAGttgttttaaacaatttaattgcttaaagtttttagagtttgtatttttcagtcaTAGTGATTAAAGGTTTCAAAACAGCATTCCActagaaattttatgaaaaatactTTGTAGGTGAAACAGTTTgccaaaaacatcaaatttcaattttttgtattcaagAAGGACACAAATTGTGGAATAAAGAATACAATTCTTGACGCGGGAATATATATTAAACAATTTAGGTCTGGTGAAGCATAATATGAactatttgaaacaattttttaaaaaatttcagaaagtgttcacattttttaaaaccaacctaagttttaattttttgatttaaagaATAAATTGATATGCTCTGTAATAAGTAGCAATACTTTGTGTTTGTTATATCGACaaactgaaacagtttttttttttctaaattcattttaaatttttaagaaactaTTTTCCcaatccattttcaaaaaaccgatTTAACCCACCGTAATATGATACTTATTAATATTCCATTTAACATGACTTCTGGCGATCCTTGCCATAAAATATGTCAGTTTTTCCTCGTCATCCATCACTTCCACAATTTCCTAAAGACGTATAATCTTTAgtattttgccggaaattcaaatttgccacCGCCACCGCCACTATACCTTTAAGCCGCTCATGTACACAGAGCAATGGTTGGCAAGCTCATTGGAAGCAAGTAGGGCCGAGTCTTGGAGAGTTCGAAATTGCggccaaatatttttgtagtgtgggaattcggaaaaatatctgaaaaattgatgggtGGTTCTATTAATAAAATTGATGGTCGCATCTTGGTGCAGctggaaaaattatgtttgCTGTTTCAatgtcagtttttgaaaaatgggtttggaaatttgtttttactCATTGCTGTGCAGATTCCTTGTGTAtgctatttttcagaaaatttgctCAATAAAAGTTTATAATTCAGAGTTTGGCTGCAGCCGACGTTTTCCGGGttacattaaaaaacaattgatgtCGTCTAGAAAACGAATACTTTAAAAACGGTCCAACATTTCTAGACTTATTGAAACagagttttcaattattttttaaaattattttttatttttctcaaatcaaCTCACTTGGCAAACAAAACCAGCCCGTTCCTCTTATactctttaaaaataactGGAAATGTTTCTGTGAATATATGCTTCTGCCGTTCTGTAATTCTATCCATCTCCTGGCgcattttaattttggcaTCCGGGTTATTCAAGTctgaaactgaagaaaaaagtatgaatattgaaaagtttgaaatttttttttgaaaccgacCGAAAAGTGGAGATTGAACTGCGGGAGATTGGGGTCCTGACGGAGGATTTCCTTTGAAAGCTggaaattcttaaattttatctgaaatgaacaaaaaattttattatttttttaaaagtctgTTTCACAAAGTGTTTAAATCTGTTGcatttgtgcaaaaatttaatcaaGTCAGACAAATgtgcttcaaaaataataaaaataacttaCGACATGTGGCAGGCATTTCTGCTCTCAGATCAGGCTGAAGATATCggcgaaaaatttttgttcctGGTTAAATATATCAGTcagaaaaccacaaaaatgatgataaaTGGTTCAACGACTTCTCATATatacaaatcgaaaaatcatgAGTTTTTGAGTGCCGGATGTACATATAGGCACACTAATGTGATGATGAGATAATATGAGACTTGACGGTGGATGTGTGCGTATTGGAAGAGGGATCGCTGTATCAAACGGCAAAGATCCACTACGTCACAGAGAATTTCAGGCGATGTTTCAGATTCACACGTTATTTAATTTCTATCACTAAtctagtcaaaaaaaattttgtttttgatgttCGCAGCGCCCGACACTTTGTGGGCTCACCAAATTCTGTCACAGAGTTGTATGGTCACTAGCTAAACCCGGAGAATGTCGGGCGCTGTAAAAAACGTTG includes:
- the Y57G11B.2 gene encoding Activin_recp domain-containing protein (Confirmed by transcript evidence), whose protein sequence is MFAVLIFTSTLFIISGSTLKCYEGSRGIVKGKDLSNFVQNQCDDNMTYCFESYNSNLTEVTASCQSMGTDTKLLEVCKMDGKCKERSDIDVTVCCCTSDLCNLQDDLKPTPETPEVDGSTDFEQNSTEILVTSSESEIKDKFVELNETMGLEAELNSTIGGL
- the Y57G11B.2 gene encoding Activin_recp domain-containing protein (Confirmed by transcript evidence), translating into MTYCFESYNSNLTEVTASCQSMGTDTKLLEVCKMDGKCKERSDIDVTVCCCTSDLCNLQDDLKPTPETPEVDGSTDFEQNSTEILVTSSESEIKDKFVELNETMGLEAELNSTIGGL
- the glb-34 gene encoding Globin domain-containing protein (Confirmed by transcript evidence), with the translated sequence MPATCPFKGNPPSGPQSPAVQSPLFVSDLNNPDAKIKMRQEMDRITERQKHIFTETFPVIFKEYKRNGLVLFAKYFSEFPHYKNIWPQFRTLQDSALLASNELANHCSVYMSGLKEIVEVMDDEEKLTYFMARIARSHVKWNINKYHITNMLEGVDVVLQRSFGDKLTDEIVNAYHTLYDVIGNLLDIQKKLVVVKRPF
- the glb-34 gene encoding Globin domain-containing protein (Confirmed by transcript evidence) → MPATCPFKGNPPSGPQSPAVQSPLFDLNNPDAKIKMRQEMDRITERQKHIFTETFPVIFKEYKRNGLVLFAKYFSEFPHYKNIWPQFRTLQDSALLASNELANHCSVYMSGLKEIVEVMDDEEKLTYFMARIARSHVKWNINKYHITNMLEGVDVVLQRSFGDKLTDEIVNAYHTLYDVIGNLLDIQKKLVVVKRPF